One window of Streptomyces sp. NBC_00273 genomic DNA carries:
- the scpA gene encoding methylmalonyl-CoA mutase — MSIPDFSELALDPTAVAGVSEEQWRSAVKESTGTATADLLWETPEGIGVKPLYTGRDVEGLDFLRTYPGVAPYLRGPYPTMYVNQPWTIRQYAGFSTAEESNAFYRRNLASGQKGLSVAFDLPTHRGYDSDHPRVTGDVGMAGVAIDSIYDMRQLFDGIPLDKMSVSMTMNGAVLPVLALYIVAAEEQGVSPDKLAGTIQNDILKEFMVRNTYIYPPKPSMRIISDIFAFTSQKMPRYNSISISGYHIQEAGATADLELAYTLADGVEYLRAGQAVGLDVDAFAPRLSFFWAIGMNFFMEVAKLRAARLLWARLVKQFDPKNAKSLSLRTHSQTSGWSLTAQDVFNNVTRTCIEAMAATQGHTQSLHTNALDEALALPTDFSARIARNTQLLLQQESGTCRSIDPWGGSAYVEKLTYDLARRAWQHIEEVEAAGGMAQAIDAGIPKLRVEEAAARTQARIDSGRQPVIGVNKYRVENDEAIDVLKVDNSSVRSQQIAKLRRLREERDEAVTQDTLRALTNAAERGDGNLLALAVDAARAKATVGEISDALEKVYGRHASQIRTIAGVYRNEAGESPSVERTRALVDRFEEAEGRRPRILVAKMGQDGHDRGQKVIATAFADLGFDVDVGPLFQTPAEVARQAVEADVHVVGVSSLAAGHLTLVPALREQLAEEGREDIMIVVGGVIPPADVPTLLEMGATAVFPPGTVIPDAAHDLVTRLAADLGHEL; from the coding sequence ATGAGCATCCCCGATTTCTCCGAGCTGGCGCTCGACCCCACCGCCGTCGCAGGGGTGTCCGAGGAGCAGTGGCGCTCCGCGGTGAAGGAGTCCACCGGCACCGCGACCGCCGACCTGCTGTGGGAGACGCCCGAGGGCATCGGCGTCAAGCCGCTCTACACCGGGCGGGACGTGGAGGGCCTGGACTTCCTGCGGACGTACCCGGGCGTGGCCCCGTACCTGCGCGGCCCGTACCCGACGATGTACGTCAACCAGCCCTGGACGATCCGGCAGTACGCCGGCTTCTCCACGGCCGAGGAGTCGAACGCCTTCTACCGGCGCAACCTGGCGTCCGGCCAGAAGGGCCTGTCGGTGGCCTTCGACCTGCCGACGCACCGCGGCTACGACAGCGACCACCCGCGCGTGACCGGCGACGTCGGCATGGCGGGCGTCGCGATCGACTCGATCTACGACATGCGGCAGCTGTTCGACGGGATCCCGCTGGACAAGATGTCGGTGTCGATGACGATGAACGGCGCGGTGCTGCCGGTCCTCGCGCTCTACATCGTGGCGGCGGAGGAGCAGGGCGTCTCCCCCGACAAGCTCGCCGGGACCATCCAGAACGACATCCTCAAGGAGTTCATGGTCCGCAACACCTACATCTACCCGCCCAAGCCCTCGATGCGGATCATCTCCGACATCTTCGCGTTCACCTCGCAGAAGATGCCGCGGTACAACTCGATCTCCATCTCCGGCTACCACATCCAGGAGGCCGGTGCCACGGCCGACCTGGAGCTGGCGTACACCCTCGCGGACGGCGTGGAGTACCTGCGGGCCGGGCAGGCCGTCGGGCTGGACGTGGACGCGTTCGCGCCGCGCCTGTCGTTCTTCTGGGCGATCGGCATGAACTTCTTCATGGAGGTCGCCAAGCTGCGCGCGGCCCGCCTGCTGTGGGCGCGCCTGGTCAAGCAGTTCGACCCGAAGAACGCCAAGTCGCTCTCGCTGCGCACGCATTCGCAGACCTCGGGCTGGTCGCTGACCGCGCAGGACGTCTTCAACAACGTGACGCGCACCTGCATCGAGGCGATGGCGGCGACCCAGGGGCACACCCAGTCACTGCACACCAACGCCCTCGACGAGGCACTCGCGCTGCCGACGGACTTCTCGGCGCGCATCGCCCGCAACACCCAGCTGCTGCTCCAGCAGGAGTCGGGGACCTGCCGGTCGATCGACCCGTGGGGCGGCAGTGCGTACGTCGAGAAGCTGACGTACGACCTGGCGCGCCGCGCCTGGCAGCACATCGAGGAGGTCGAGGCGGCCGGCGGCATGGCGCAGGCCATCGACGCGGGCATCCCGAAGCTGCGCGTGGAGGAGGCCGCGGCCCGCACGCAGGCGCGGATCGACTCGGGCCGCCAGCCGGTGATCGGCGTCAACAAGTACCGCGTGGAGAACGACGAGGCGATCGACGTCCTGAAGGTCGACAACTCCTCGGTGCGCAGCCAGCAGATCGCCAAGCTGCGGCGGCTGCGCGAGGAGCGCGACGAGGCGGTCACGCAGGACACCCTGCGGGCGCTGACGAACGCGGCCGAGCGGGGCGACGGCAACCTGCTGGCCCTGGCGGTGGACGCGGCGCGCGCCAAGGCCACCGTCGGTGAGATCTCGGACGCACTGGAGAAGGTGTACGGGCGGCACGCGAGCCAGATCCGTACGATCGCGGGTGTGTACCGGAACGAAGCAGGCGAGTCCCCGTCCGTGGAACGCACCCGTGCGCTGGTGGACCGGTTCGAGGAGGCGGAGGGGCGTCGTCCGCGCATCCTGGTCGCCAAGATGGGCCAGGACGGGCACGACCGCGGCCAGAAGGTGATCGCGACCGCCTTCGCCGACCTGGGCTTCGACGTGGACGTCGGCCCGCTGTTCCAGACCCCGGCGGAGGTGGCCCGCCAGGCCGTCGAGGCGGACGTCCACGTGGTGGGCGTGTCGTCGCTGGCGGCCGGCCACCTGACCCTCGTACCGGCGCTGCGCGAGCAGCTGGCGGAGGAGGGCCGCGAGGACATCATGATCGTCGTGGGTGGGGTGATCCCGCCTGCCGATGTCCCGACGCTGCTGGAGATGGGCGCGACGGCGGTCTTCCCGCCGGGCACGGTGATCCCGGACGCGGCCCACGACCTGGTGACGCGGCTGGCCGCGGACCTGGGCCACGAGCTGTAG
- a CDS encoding asparaginase, whose amino-acid sequence MGRIVVISTGGTIASRWQGSGFAADADGNEVIATAPLPEGITVELVDLFSVNSPRLTTAHQLTLLRTVHEVLADPGVDGIVVTHGTDTLEESAFLLDLHHHDPRPVVFTGSQRPMGTADGDGPGNLYDALLTAANTRGLGVLIAFAGRVHAARGTVKTQAVALDAFADPSKELFGKIGFGKVTILRTPQRPAPLPLPAMPELPPRVDVVVHHTNGDPVLLNAAVEAGARGIVLVGTGAGNATPEIVEAVRAAVGRGVLVALTTRVMAGPVTEIYTHGGAVDLVAAGAVPTGTLRAGQARIAVLSALLATENPVEQTRVLRLAVNEAGPVLAEV is encoded by the coding sequence GATAGCCAGCCGCTGGCAGGGTTCCGGCTTCGCAGCGGACGCCGACGGGAACGAGGTGATCGCCACCGCACCGCTTCCCGAGGGCATCACCGTCGAACTGGTCGACCTGTTCAGCGTGAACAGCCCGCGACTCACCACCGCGCACCAGCTCACCCTGCTCCGCACCGTGCACGAGGTGCTCGCCGACCCCGGCGTGGACGGCATCGTCGTCACGCACGGCACCGACACCCTGGAGGAGTCGGCGTTCCTCCTCGACCTCCACCACCACGACCCGCGTCCCGTGGTCTTCACCGGCTCGCAGCGCCCCATGGGCACCGCCGACGGGGACGGTCCGGGGAACCTCTACGACGCCCTGCTCACCGCCGCGAACACGCGCGGGCTCGGCGTACTGATCGCCTTCGCCGGTCGGGTGCACGCCGCCCGCGGCACCGTGAAGACCCAGGCCGTGGCGCTGGACGCGTTCGCCGACCCGTCGAAGGAACTCTTCGGGAAGATCGGCTTCGGCAAGGTCACCATCCTGCGCACCCCGCAGCGCCCGGCTCCGCTCCCGCTGCCCGCGATGCCGGAGCTCCCGCCGCGCGTGGACGTGGTGGTGCACCACACCAACGGTGACCCGGTCCTGCTGAACGCCGCCGTCGAGGCCGGCGCGCGCGGCATCGTCCTCGTCGGGACCGGCGCGGGCAATGCGACTCCGGAGATCGTGGAGGCCGTCCGCGCCGCCGTCGGCCGCGGGGTCCTGGTCGCGCTGACCACGCGCGTCATGGCCGGACCGGTCACCGAGATCTACACGCACGGCGGCGCGGTGGACCTGGTGGCCGCCGGAGCCGTCCCGACCGGCACCCTGCGCGCCGGCCAGGCCCGCATCGCGGTCCTGTCCGCGCTCCTCGCCACCGAGAACCCGGTGGAGCAGACCCGCGTCCTGCGACTCGCCGTGAACGAGGCGGGCCCGGTCCTGGCCGAGGTCTGA
- the meaB gene encoding methylmalonyl Co-A mutase-associated GTPase MeaB, with the protein MPKIDIEAYAKGVLDGKRAFIARAITLVESTLPAHRVLAQGLLTELLPHTGRARRIGISGVPGVGKSTFIDAFGTMLTGLGHRVAVLAVDPSSTRTGGSILGDKTRMERLSVDPAAFVRPSPSAGTLGGVAKATRESMIVMEAAGYDVVLVETVGVGQSETTVAGMVDSFLLLSLARTGDQLQGIKKGVLELADVLAVNKADGPHERDAKAAARELSGALRLMHPVDAAWTPPVLTCSARESSGLDEVWSRLEQHRTLLDAGGRLAAKRAAQQVEWTWSMVRDELLERLRANPAVRELSPGLEASVRAGTVTATSAADQILAAFSRA; encoded by the coding sequence GTGCCGAAGATCGACATCGAGGCCTACGCGAAGGGGGTGCTCGACGGGAAGCGCGCGTTCATCGCGCGTGCGATCACCCTCGTCGAGTCCACCCTGCCGGCACACCGGGTGTTGGCGCAGGGCCTGTTGACGGAGCTGCTGCCGCACACGGGCCGGGCCCGCCGGATCGGCATCAGCGGTGTGCCGGGGGTGGGCAAGTCCACCTTCATCGACGCGTTCGGCACGATGCTGACGGGGCTCGGCCACCGGGTGGCGGTGCTCGCGGTGGACCCGTCGTCGACGCGCACGGGCGGCTCCATCCTGGGTGACAAGACCCGGATGGAGCGGCTGTCGGTGGACCCGGCGGCGTTCGTGCGGCCGTCGCCGTCGGCGGGCACGCTGGGCGGGGTCGCCAAGGCCACCCGCGAGTCGATGATCGTGATGGAGGCGGCGGGCTACGACGTGGTCCTCGTCGAGACGGTCGGCGTGGGCCAGTCGGAGACCACGGTGGCGGGGATGGTCGACTCCTTCCTCCTGCTGTCCCTGGCCCGTACGGGCGACCAGCTGCAGGGCATCAAGAAGGGCGTCCTGGAGCTGGCGGACGTGCTGGCGGTGAACAAGGCGGACGGCCCGCACGAGCGGGACGCGAAGGCCGCGGCCCGGGAACTGTCGGGTGCGCTGCGGCTGATGCACCCGGTGGACGCGGCCTGGACCCCGCCGGTCCTGACGTGCAGCGCGCGGGAGTCGAGCGGGCTGGACGAGGTGTGGAGCCGGCTGGAGCAGCACCGGACCCTGCTGGACGCGGGCGGCCGGCTGGCGGCGAAGCGGGCGGCGCAGCAGGTGGAGTGGACCTGGTCGATGGTCCGCGACGAACTGCTGGAACGGCTGCGGGCGAATCCCGCCGTGCGGGAGCTCTCCCCGGGCCTCGAAGCCTCGGTCCGGGCGGGCACGGTCACGGCCACGTCTGCGGCGGACCAGATCCTGGCGGCGTTCAGCCGGGCCTGA